A single window of uncultured Sunxiuqinia sp. DNA harbors:
- the miaA gene encoding tRNA (adenosine(37)-N6)-dimethylallyltransferase MiaA has translation MNQRKYHMLTILGPTASGKTTVAAHAAKLLDGEIISADSRQIYRGMDLGTGKDYEDYEVDGQQIPYHLIDIVDAGFEYNVYLFHNEFLKAYNEINGKGKIPILCGGSGLYIEAVLNNYKLIQVPKNLELRSQLEDKSLEELAKILEVMKPELHNTTDTENHRRVLRAIEIETYMQNNPELSDDMPQINSLVVGVKFDRENRRKRITERLEQRLEDGMLDEVQRLLDKGLKPEQLTYYGLEYRYLTLHLIGEISYDEMFTKLEIAIHQFAKRQMTWFRRMEKHGTQIHWLDGFMSLEDKILKINKLLNS, from the coding sequence ATGAATCAACGAAAATATCATATGCTGACCATACTTGGTCCAACAGCCTCGGGTAAAACAACTGTTGCGGCGCATGCAGCGAAACTGCTTGACGGAGAGATTATTTCTGCAGATTCAAGACAGATATACCGCGGCATGGATCTGGGCACTGGAAAGGATTATGAAGATTACGAAGTTGATGGACAGCAGATTCCTTATCATTTGATCGACATTGTTGATGCAGGATTTGAATACAATGTTTATCTATTTCACAACGAGTTCTTAAAAGCTTATAATGAGATCAATGGAAAAGGTAAAATCCCAATTCTTTGTGGGGGGAGTGGACTTTACATTGAAGCTGTTTTAAATAATTACAAACTCATACAGGTTCCTAAAAACCTTGAGTTACGTAGTCAGTTGGAAGATAAAAGTCTGGAAGAGTTGGCAAAAATTCTAGAGGTGATGAAGCCTGAATTGCACAATACAACTGATACTGAAAATCATCGCCGGGTGTTGAGAGCCATTGAAATTGAAACTTATATGCAGAATAACCCGGAGCTATCTGATGACATGCCACAAATCAACAGTTTGGTAGTTGGTGTAAAGTTTGATCGCGAAAACCGCCGGAAACGGATTACTGAGCGGTTAGAACAACGCTTGGAGGATGGTATGCTTGATGAAGTACAACGTTTACTTGACAAAGGGTTGAAACCCGAACAGTTGACTTATTATGGTTTGGAGTACAGGTATCTGACTCTTCATTTGATAGGCGAAATTTCATACGATGAAATGTTTACAAAGCTCGAAATTGCGATCCATCAATTTGCCAAGCGGCAAATGACCTGGTTTCGACGTATGGAAAAACACGGAACTCAAATTCACTGGCTGGATGGATTTATGTCTTTGGAAGATAAGATTCTAAAGATCAATAAATTGCTCAATTCGTAA
- the smpB gene encoding SsrA-binding protein SmpB — translation MVHKKQHINIKNKRAYFDYEISEKFVAGVQLVGTEIKSIRNGKASVGEAYCRFTRNELYVVNMNISEYDFGNINNHESRRDRKLLLNKKELDKLQKKIKESGLTIIPLRMFLNDRGLAKLEIGLAKGKKTHDKRETLKEKDAKRDMDRAMKF, via the coding sequence ATGGTGCATAAAAAACAACATATAAACATTAAAAACAAACGAGCTTATTTCGATTACGAAATTTCGGAAAAGTTTGTCGCCGGAGTGCAGTTGGTTGGAACAGAAATAAAGTCAATCCGAAACGGAAAGGCTTCGGTAGGCGAAGCTTATTGCCGATTCACAAGAAATGAGCTATATGTGGTTAATATGAATATTTCAGAATATGACTTTGGAAATATCAACAACCATGAATCCCGTCGTGATCGCAAACTTCTTTTGAATAAAAAGGAGCTTGACAAGCTTCAAAAAAAGATCAAAGAAAGCGGATTAACTATAATTCCCCTTCGCATGTTCCTAAATGACCGGGGGTTGGCAAAGCTCGAAATCGGTCTGGCAAAAGGAAAGAAAACACACGACAAGCGCGAAACCTTAAAGGAAAAAGATGCAAAACGCGACATGGATCGAGCCATGAAGTTTTAA
- the treY gene encoding malto-oligosyltrehalose synthase — protein sequence MTVYNPISTYRLQFNSDFRLTDAENIIRYLDKTGVKTVYASPVFQAVQGSMHGYDVTNPLKINAEIGVEDDFGQVIDKLHARKMGWIQDIVPNHMAYSPQNPWIADVLELGEESEYIDFFDIRLRHFKDQTKRKLMLPFFGQKLDALIERNELSVEYSEAGFQLKYYENNYPVSKNAYGVLLNPMKEECIPIDLHEWLIEKDNLPWGRAKQKLFAVSKKEPEVIRHINHCLSIVNSNSRKMMEVLEGLFYRPTLWKDTEKMINYRRFFIINSLICVNIQHEKVFDATHKMISDWIKKKLVDGIRVDHIDGLFNPSEYLTRLRKLVGEDSHITIEKILEKDEKLPTDWPIEGTTGYDFLALVNNLLTNPEKGPVFYSYYNNWINKTDEYRDVFHKKNRFILYNRFKGELINLTQEWRSISAALGIPLQEENAQRALGEFLVYCPVYKIYQSPSVFSNTEIEEVNSIINAAVGGGKAEKEEFEKLRNLFLLKNIDRESERKQIDTFFRHCMQFTGPLMAKGIEDTAFYSYNPFIGHNEVGDSPGFFGIRTETFHQLMQERQIKEPLTLNTTSTHDTKRGEDARARLNVLSDVPEKWIDATKDWLILNKKFKIFDDEREMPTANDEYFIYQVLCAHWPMSGLLDETFIDRLTEYLVKALREAKVNSSWSDPDESYETETIQFVRNILSEKSDFRESFRAFIVDIIPHGIVNSLTQLILKNTCPGVPDTYQGCERWNLSFVDPDNRRPVNYADLESDLDEMIRNSEADKLNFADRLMQEPESGRIKQWITYLTLKERRYNEKLFLEGSYVPLEVEGKYKKHLIAFYRQYEGTYILVILPLNTAALPTNCNWEDTWILMPELRVLDWQNLLSNEFLKNTNRVEANRVFGRTQLGLFRGI from the coding sequence ATGACAGTATATAATCCCATATCAACCTATCGTCTTCAGTTTAATAGCGATTTTAGGCTAACGGATGCAGAAAATATTATTCGGTATCTGGATAAAACGGGAGTTAAAACAGTTTATGCGTCTCCTGTTTTTCAGGCGGTACAAGGAAGCATGCACGGATATGATGTGACGAATCCATTAAAAATAAATGCTGAAATTGGAGTAGAGGATGATTTTGGACAAGTGATTGATAAATTGCATGCGCGAAAAATGGGTTGGATTCAGGACATTGTACCAAATCATATGGCTTATTCGCCTCAAAATCCATGGATTGCTGATGTGTTGGAGCTTGGAGAAGAATCGGAATATATTGATTTTTTCGACATTCGACTTCGTCATTTCAAAGATCAGACGAAGCGAAAACTCATGCTGCCTTTCTTTGGTCAAAAGTTAGATGCTTTAATCGAACGTAATGAGCTCTCAGTGGAATACAGTGAAGCGGGCTTTCAACTGAAGTACTATGAGAATAATTATCCGGTGTCGAAAAATGCCTATGGCGTTTTGCTAAATCCAATGAAAGAGGAATGTATTCCAATCGATCTACATGAATGGTTGATAGAGAAAGATAACTTGCCATGGGGGCGGGCCAAACAAAAGCTTTTTGCTGTAAGCAAAAAAGAACCTGAGGTGATTCGACACATTAATCACTGCCTATCGATTGTGAACTCCAATTCGCGGAAAATGATGGAGGTGTTGGAAGGGTTGTTTTATCGGCCAACCCTATGGAAAGACACGGAAAAGATGATCAACTATCGCCGTTTTTTCATCATCAATAGTTTGATTTGTGTGAATATTCAGCACGAAAAAGTTTTCGATGCCACACATAAAATGATTTCTGATTGGATCAAGAAAAAGCTGGTAGATGGAATTCGTGTCGACCATATTGATGGATTGTTTAATCCGTCGGAATACCTGACTCGTTTGCGAAAACTAGTAGGAGAAGACTCGCACATTACGATTGAGAAAATCCTGGAGAAAGATGAAAAGCTTCCGACCGATTGGCCAATTGAAGGAACGACAGGGTACGACTTTTTAGCATTGGTGAACAACTTACTGACCAATCCAGAAAAGGGACCAGTTTTTTATTCATACTACAACAACTGGATCAATAAGACAGATGAATATCGGGATGTGTTTCACAAGAAAAACCGATTTATTCTATACAACCGATTTAAAGGTGAATTAATTAATTTGACTCAGGAATGGCGCTCAATTAGTGCTGCTTTAGGAATTCCGCTACAGGAGGAAAATGCACAGCGCGCGCTTGGCGAGTTTTTAGTGTATTGTCCCGTTTATAAAATCTACCAGTCACCCTCCGTTTTCTCCAACACCGAGATAGAAGAAGTTAATTCTATCATTAATGCTGCAGTAGGTGGTGGCAAAGCAGAAAAGGAAGAATTCGAGAAGCTACGAAACTTATTTCTGTTAAAAAATATTGACAGGGAGAGTGAGCGAAAACAAATTGATACGTTCTTTCGACATTGTATGCAATTTACCGGTCCATTGATGGCTAAGGGAATTGAAGACACCGCCTTTTATTCTTATAATCCATTTATTGGTCACAACGAGGTTGGTGACTCTCCCGGTTTCTTTGGAATTCGAACAGAAACTTTCCATCAGTTGATGCAAGAGCGGCAAATAAAAGAACCGCTGACTTTGAATACCACTTCAACCCACGATACCAAACGGGGAGAAGATGCCCGGGCACGATTAAATGTGCTGAGTGATGTTCCCGAAAAATGGATTGATGCCACAAAAGATTGGCTCATTTTGAATAAGAAGTTCAAGATTTTTGACGACGAACGAGAAATGCCGACGGCCAATGACGAATACTTTATCTATCAGGTATTGTGCGCACATTGGCCGATGAGTGGTTTATTGGATGAGACTTTTATTGATCGTTTGACTGAATATTTGGTCAAAGCGCTACGGGAAGCAAAAGTCAACTCATCATGGAGTGATCCTGATGAAAGCTATGAAACAGAAACGATCCAATTTGTGCGGAATATTTTGTCAGAAAAGAGCGATTTTCGGGAAAGTTTTCGTGCTTTTATTGTCGATATTATCCCACATGGGATCGTTAATTCGTTGACCCAGTTGATTTTAAAAAACACATGCCCCGGAGTTCCCGACACCTATCAAGGCTGCGAACGTTGGAACTTGAGTTTTGTTGATCCGGATAATCGTCGGCCGGTTAATTATGCCGATTTAGAAAGTGATCTGGATGAGATGATTCGGAATAGTGAGGCTGACAAATTAAACTTCGCGGATCGGTTGATGCAGGAACCTGAAAGTGGCCGGATCAAGCAATGGATTACTTACCTGACCTTGAAAGAACGGAGGTACAATGAGAAACTTTTTCTGGAAGGGAGCTATGTTCCGCTCGAGGTAGAAGGGAAATACAAAAAACATTTGATTGCTTTTTACCGGCAGTATGAAGGCACTTATATTTTAGTGATACTTCCGTTGAATACGGCAGCATTACCAACTAATTGCAATTGGGAGGATACATGGATTTTAATGCCGGAATTAAGAGTGCTTGACTGGCAAAATTTACTATCGAATGAATTTTTGAAAAACACCAATAGGGTTGAGGCGAATAGAGTTTTTGGCCGCACTCAATTGGGCTTGTTTCGGGGGATATAA
- the map gene encoding type I methionyl aminopeptidase — MRLLRKFFYKMSDIIIKTPEQIEGIRKSSQLAGQSLVMIEEFVKPGVSTEFLNARIEEFVRGHGAIPATIGYNGYPKATCISLNDVVCHGIPSDSQILKEGDILNIDVTTILDGYYGDTSKMYSVGEISERANRLIKAAKHSLDLGIQQVKPGNYVGNIGFVIGRYAKAQKYSVVYEFCGHGVGLEFHEAPQVDHIARKNTGDIMQPGMTFTIEPMINEGRASTKVDREDGWTARTKDGKLSAQFEHTILVTDDGYEVLSDVSGDYR; from the coding sequence TTGCGACTTTTGCGAAAATTTTTCTACAAAATGAGTGATATTATTATAAAAACGCCCGAACAGATTGAAGGGATAAGAAAAAGTAGTCAGTTAGCGGGGCAGTCATTGGTAATGATTGAGGAATTTGTGAAACCTGGGGTGAGTACAGAGTTTTTGAATGCCAGGATTGAGGAGTTTGTCCGCGGTCATGGAGCCATTCCGGCAACGATAGGTTACAATGGTTATCCCAAAGCAACCTGCATTTCACTCAACGATGTTGTATGTCATGGCATACCAAGCGATAGTCAGATTTTGAAAGAAGGTGATATATTGAACATTGATGTAACCACGATTTTGGATGGTTACTATGGCGATACCAGCAAGATGTACTCGGTTGGCGAAATATCGGAGCGTGCAAATCGATTGATCAAGGCAGCCAAACATTCACTGGATTTGGGTATTCAGCAGGTGAAACCTGGTAATTACGTTGGAAATATAGGCTTTGTGATTGGACGATATGCCAAAGCTCAAAAATACAGCGTAGTCTATGAATTTTGTGGACATGGAGTAGGGCTGGAGTTTCACGAAGCACCTCAGGTTGATCATATTGCACGCAAGAATACTGGAGATATTATGCAACCAGGAATGACCTTTACCATTGAACCCATGATTAACGAAGGACGGGCGTCAACAAAAGTTGATAGAGAAGATGGATGGACAGCCCGGACAAAAGATGGCAAACTTTCTGCTCAGTTCGAACACACCATTTTGGTTACCGATGATGGTTATGAAGTACTTTCCGATGTAAGTGGTGATTACCGCTAA
- a CDS encoding acyl-ACP thioesterase domain-containing protein yields MKKFIQDYTIGSYHTNQYAKASVTSLFNMMLEAAWKHAQVMDWGYDNLKLNNMFWVLSRVYFEFERYPDWQEEITINTWSAGTDGMYAYREFILEGAQKEVLLKASSAWLILDVETKRIVRLREFMDTFPRLNELQACRNPKRIKASKLSEGLSYRPVLFSDLDVNKHFNSVKYLERVLDRLGIDFLNQYELASLEINYLKEGMAGDQLAVDTEKLDDLHYKSTIFRESDGLPLCCMDTHWRAREA; encoded by the coding sequence ATGAAAAAGTTCATTCAAGATTATACCATAGGTTCATATCACACTAATCAATATGCTAAAGCATCGGTTACTTCTTTATTTAACATGATGCTTGAAGCAGCCTGGAAACATGCTCAGGTAATGGATTGGGGGTACGACAATTTAAAACTAAATAACATGTTCTGGGTATTGTCACGAGTTTATTTCGAGTTCGAACGATACCCGGATTGGCAAGAAGAAATTACTATAAATACTTGGTCGGCCGGTACTGATGGAATGTATGCCTATCGCGAGTTTATTTTAGAAGGAGCTCAAAAAGAAGTATTACTTAAAGCAAGTTCAGCCTGGTTAATTTTGGATGTGGAAACCAAACGTATTGTCAGACTTCGTGAATTTATGGATACGTTTCCTCGGCTGAATGAATTGCAAGCCTGTCGAAATCCCAAACGGATTAAAGCATCTAAGTTATCAGAAGGCTTGAGTTACCGACCTGTGTTGTTTAGCGATTTAGATGTCAACAAGCATTTCAACAGTGTAAAGTACCTTGAGCGTGTTTTGGATCGTCTGGGAATCGATTTCTTAAATCAGTATGAATTGGCGAGCCTCGAGATTAACTATCTCAAAGAAGGGATGGCAGGAGATCAACTAGCTGTTGACACGGAAAAGCTTGATGATTTACATTATAAATCAACAATATTTCGGGAAAGCGACGGACTGCCATTGTGCTGCATGGATACACATTGGCGAGCTCGTGAAGCTTAG
- a CDS encoding Yip1 family protein gives MDFKQRYRQLFQTCSSVIIEPTKVWKNEKSEDSAQSIFKDYFLPLVLLVGTGIFLGEVIFSSEFLFGYAIAKAAREVITYILQYYVLVYVLNELLTSFGGKKDQSAISRLVAYSFLPFLAVSFITGLFPGLYVIGILGLYGVFLFFQGVKESLNLPAENQNRYILIALLLVFLIFIILNVFSWKLLQAFYGYGA, from the coding sequence ATGGATTTTAAACAACGATATCGTCAGCTTTTTCAAACATGTAGCAGTGTGATCATTGAACCAACTAAGGTATGGAAAAATGAAAAAAGTGAAGACTCTGCTCAATCAATTTTTAAAGACTATTTCTTGCCATTGGTGCTCTTGGTTGGCACAGGTATATTTTTAGGCGAAGTTATTTTCAGCAGTGAGTTTTTATTTGGCTATGCAATTGCAAAAGCTGCCCGCGAAGTAATAACCTATATCCTTCAGTACTACGTTTTGGTTTATGTGTTAAATGAACTTCTAACCAGTTTTGGAGGGAAAAAAGACCAGAGCGCTATTAGTCGGCTTGTAGCTTATTCGTTCTTGCCTTTTTTAGCAGTATCATTTATCACCGGATTATTTCCCGGATTATATGTCATTGGTATTTTAGGCCTTTACGGAGTCTTCTTATTTTTTCAGGGTGTAAAAGAAAGCCTAAATTTACCAGCCGAAAATCAGAATCGCTACATATTAATTGCCTTGCTCTTGGTTTTTCTTATCTTCATTATTTTGAACGTATTTAGTTGGAAATTACTTCAAGCCTTTTACGGATATGGTGCATAA